In Rhododendron vialii isolate Sample 1 chromosome 9a, ASM3025357v1, the following are encoded in one genomic region:
- the LOC131299954 gene encoding vacuolar iron transporter homolog 3-like codes for MATSTQSQTNHPEQKPTIPDLDIEQQPVGVLEIEVINYSSRAQWLRAAVLGANDGLLSTASLMVGVGAVHKDVKTMILTGITGLIAGALSMAIGEFVSVYSQYDIEMAQIEREEISESEIEERKGNLPSPLQAAAASALSFAVGAFVPLIAAGFVKDYYVRLGVVVAAVSLALLGFGGLSAVLGRAPVVKPSLRVLIGGWLAMGLTYGLTKLIGSTGI; via the coding sequence ATGGCCACTTCAACCCAATCCCAAACGAACCACCCAGAACAAAAACCCACAATTCCCGACCTCGATATCGAGCAACAACCTGTTGGAGTGCTCGAAATTGAGGTCATCAACTACTCTTCCCGAGCCCAGTGGCTCAGAGCTGCAGTTTTAGGCGCAAACGACGGATTGCTCTCAACGGCGTCGTTAATGGTGGGAGTTGGAGCCGTCCACAAGGACGTCAAGACCATGATCCTCACCGGAATCACTGGACTCATCGCCGGGGCTTTGAGCATGGCCATCGGTGAATTCGTCTCTGTCTACTCCCAATATGACATAGAAATGGCTCAGATTGAAAGGGAGGAAATTAGCGAGAGCGAAATCGAGGAAAGGAAGGGGAACTTGCCAAGCCCTCTGCAGGCGGCGGCGGCCTCTGCCTTGTCTTTCGCCGTCGGGGCGTTTGTGCCGCTGATAGCGGCGGGGTTTGTTAAAGATTATTACGTGAGGttgggggtggtggtggcggcCGTGAGCTTGGCTCTGTTAGGATTCGGAGGGCTAAGCGCGGTCCTGGGGAGGGCGCCGGTGGTGAAGCCTTCTCTTAGGGTTTTgatcggagggtggttggccATGGGGCTGACTTATGGGTTAACCAAGTTGATTGGTTCTACTGGAATCTAA